Proteins encoded together in one Thermococcus sp. window:
- a CDS encoding sodium:proton antiporter yields the protein MAVDVMAKVLVAVLGSGIIAMIISRRYNISYVPLFIIAGMILGPIATLMPRDIAHELFDYVRVFGLVMILFTEGHNLSWKLLKRNLPTIATLDTVGLLITALLAAWFFSWIFHAPLLIGFLFGAIISATDPATLIPLFRQYRVKQDIETTIVTESIFNDPLGIVLTAVAVAMLVPQASGGLFASMSSHMGVYGAAVAYFLYEVVVSIVVGIAVGTFGYWFIKKTRIFEFPEIEIFSLFLAFSGFMIGEALQASGYLVATVTGIILGNYKVFGKREKPQILNKVMKAIEKEVHFNESLAAISTIFIFVLLGASLDLKPLTDNLWRGILVAYFIMLVARPIAALLILKWWNLKEYLFIALEGPRGVVPSALAALPLSLAMKYHSNTLTVYWGEVILAVTVITVLASVITETLWVPFLKSKLLEHETVEDRMRKYHEKKRARVS from the coding sequence ATGGCAGTGGACGTTATGGCAAAGGTCCTTGTGGCGGTGCTGGGCTCGGGAATAATTGCAATGATTATAAGTAGAAGGTACAACATCTCCTACGTTCCGCTCTTCATAATAGCGGGGATGATACTTGGGCCGATAGCCACACTAATGCCAAGGGATATTGCACACGAGCTTTTTGATTACGTCCGTGTCTTCGGTCTGGTTATGATATTGTTTACGGAGGGACACAACCTGAGCTGGAAACTGCTCAAGAGGAATCTGCCAACCATAGCAACCCTCGATACCGTTGGACTGCTCATCACGGCTCTTCTTGCGGCATGGTTCTTCTCATGGATTTTCCACGCACCGTTACTCATAGGCTTTCTCTTCGGTGCGATAATCAGTGCAACTGACCCAGCGACTCTGATTCCCCTCTTCCGCCAGTACCGGGTCAAGCAGGACATTGAAACGACAATTGTGACGGAGTCAATATTCAACGACCCTCTTGGCATAGTCTTGACGGCGGTTGCAGTTGCTATGCTGGTTCCTCAGGCCAGCGGTGGACTTTTCGCCAGCATGAGCTCCCACATGGGCGTATACGGTGCCGCAGTGGCATATTTCCTCTATGAGGTTGTTGTCTCAATAGTGGTTGGCATAGCCGTCGGAACCTTCGGTTACTGGTTCATCAAAAAGACCAGGATATTCGAGTTCCCGGAGATTGAAATTTTTTCACTCTTCCTGGCCTTTAGCGGTTTTATGATTGGAGAAGCCCTCCAAGCTTCGGGCTACCTTGTCGCCACCGTTACCGGGATAATCCTCGGTAATTACAAGGTGTTCGGCAAGAGGGAAAAACCGCAGATTCTTAACAAGGTCATGAAAGCTATAGAGAAGGAAGTCCACTTCAACGAGAGTCTTGCTGCAATATCAACGATATTTATTTTCGTCCTCCTTGGGGCGAGCCTTGACCTTAAACCGCTCACCGATAATCTCTGGAGGGGAATACTCGTTGCATACTTCATAATGCTCGTGGCAAGACCCATAGCTGCCCTTCTAATTCTCAAGTGGTGGAATCTCAAGGAGTATCTCTTTATAGCCCTCGAAGGGCCAAGGGGAGTTGTTCCGTCAGCGCTCGCAGCGTTGCCCCTTAGCCTTGCAATGAAATATCACAGCAACACATTAACCGTCTACTGGGGCGAGGTAATCCTTGCGGTAACGGTAATCACTGTGCTGGCTTCCGTCATAACAGAGACCCTGTGGGTGCCGTTCCTCAAGAGCAAACTCCTTGAGCATGAAACCGTCGAAGACAGGATGAGAAAATACCATGAGAAGAAGAGAGCAAGGGTCTCATAA
- the speB gene encoding agmatinase, translated as MEFLYTYETFRLELPLTNPENAKYVIFGVPFDGTTSYKAGARFGPALIRQATLNLESYILDYNIDLAELSIADIGDVAIVAGDPRKTADRVRVTIEELKKANSKALPILLGGEHSQTLGAVKALRPKSYVVFDAHLDLRDSYEDNPYNHACVARRIAELGVREAMFGIRSGTREEVEFAERSGIPWVHARDYSFDAFVELVKPLPEPVYLSVDIDVFDLPLVPTTGTPEAGGLRFWDVVEAIEWLVDNKRIAGFDIMEVAGETLGNPTALTGAKLLFYFIGAIEKMGGL; from the coding sequence ATGGAGTTCCTGTACACCTACGAAACGTTTAGGCTTGAGCTTCCTCTAACCAACCCAGAGAACGCAAAGTACGTCATTTTTGGCGTTCCCTTCGACGGGACGACTAGCTACAAAGCGGGAGCGCGCTTTGGGCCGGCTCTCATCAGGCAGGCGACTCTCAACCTCGAAAGCTACATCCTCGATTACAACATTGACTTGGCGGAGCTTTCAATAGCGGACATAGGCGACGTTGCCATCGTTGCTGGAGACCCCAGAAAAACCGCGGATAGGGTCAGAGTAACCATTGAAGAGCTAAAAAAGGCGAATTCAAAAGCCCTACCAATCCTCCTTGGCGGGGAGCACTCCCAGACGCTTGGAGCGGTTAAAGCCTTGAGGCCCAAGAGCTACGTAGTCTTTGATGCACACCTCGACCTCCGCGATTCCTACGAGGATAATCCATACAATCACGCCTGCGTTGCAAGAAGAATAGCTGAGCTTGGGGTTCGTGAAGCGATGTTCGGCATCAGGAGCGGAACGAGGGAGGAAGTCGAGTTCGCCGAGAGAAGCGGAATCCCATGGGTTCATGCGAGGGACTACAGTTTTGATGCTTTCGTTGAGCTCGTTAAACCACTGCCTGAGCCCGTCTATCTCTCCGTTGACATAGACGTTTTTGATTTACCTCTCGTCCCGACGACGGGAACTCCTGAGGCAGGCGGATTAAGGTTCTGGGACGTTGTTGAGGCCATAGAGTGGCTCGTCGATAACAAGAGGATAGCGGGCTTCGACATAATGGAAGTCGCCGGAGAAACGCTGGGTAACCCAACAGCTTTAACTGGAGCAAAGCTCCTCTTCTATTTCATTGGGGCAATAGAAAAAATGGGAGGATTATGA
- a CDS encoding universal stress protein, producing MRILVLVDGSKWSQKAALHAFAIAKVKRAKVVLFSVLDRREARAVAFHASVRSGSLEEIKRFEETLWEENKRNVKELLTTLLELGQKEGVNCSFKIAEGPARETILKEANSGKYSLVVMGAYGKSGKTRIGSLLEEVVGHIEPPVMIVR from the coding sequence ATGAGGATACTCGTGCTCGTTGACGGCTCGAAGTGGAGCCAGAAGGCGGCCTTACACGCCTTTGCAATAGCCAAAGTAAAGAGGGCCAAGGTGGTTCTTTTCTCAGTTCTGGACAGGCGCGAGGCAAGGGCGGTCGCCTTCCATGCCAGCGTCAGGAGCGGCTCTCTCGAGGAAATCAAGCGCTTTGAGGAGACCCTCTGGGAGGAGAACAAAAGGAACGTGAAGGAACTGCTCACAACCCTGCTCGAACTCGGTCAAAAAGAGGGAGTGAACTGCTCCTTCAAGATAGCGGAGGGACCCGCGAGGGAAACAATACTAAAGGAGGCCAATTCGGGGAAGTATTCACTCGTCGTCATGGGTGCCTACGGTAAGAGCGGAAAGACGAGGATAGGCTCCCTCCTTGAGGAGGTCGTTGGCCACATTGAACCACCAGTGATGATAGTGAGGTAG